The Felis catus isolate Fca126 chromosome X, F.catus_Fca126_mat1.0, whole genome shotgun sequence genome includes a region encoding these proteins:
- the ZIC3 gene encoding zinc finger protein ZIC 3 isoform X1, with translation MTMLLDGGPQFPGLGVGSFGAPRHHEMPNREPAGMGLNPFGDSPHAAAAAAAAAFKLSPAAAHDLSSGQSSAFTPQGSGYANALGHHHHHHHHHHHAGQVPSYGGAASAAFNSTRDFLFRQRGSGLGEAASGGGQHGLFAGSASSLHAPAGIPEPPGYLLFPGLHEQGAGHPSPTGHVDNNQVHLGLRGELFGRADPYRPVASPRTDPYTAGAQFPNYSPMNMNMGVNVAAHHGPGAFFRYMRQPIKQELSCKWIDEAQLSRPKKSCDRTFSTMHELVTHVTMEHVGGPEQNNHVCYWEECPREGKSFKAKYKLVNHIRVHTGEKPFPCPFPGCGKIFARSENLKIHKRTHTGEKPFKCEFEGCDRRFANSSDRKKHMHVHTSDKPYICKVCDKSYTHPSSLRKHMKVHESQGSDSSPAASSGYESSTPPAIASANSKDTTKTPSAVQTSTSHNPGLPPNFNEWYV, from the exons ATGACGATGCTCCTGGACGGAGGCCCGCAGTTCCCCGGGCTGGGAGTGGGCAGCTTCGGCGCGCCGCGCCACCACGAGATGCCCAACCGCGAGCCGGCGGGCATGGGGCTGAATCCCTTCGGGGACTCGCcccacgccgccgccgccgccgccgccgccgccttcaAGCTGAGCCCCGCCGCGGCTCACGATCTGTCTTCGGGCCAGAGCTCCGCGTTCACGCCGCAGGGCTCGGGTTACGCCAACGCCCTgggccatcaccaccaccaccatcaccaccatcaccacgcCGGCCAGGTGCCCAGCTACGGCGGTGCAGCCTCCGCCGCCTTCAACTCCACGCGCGACTTTCTGTTCCGCCAGCGCGGCTCCGGGCTCGGCGAGGCGGCCTCGGGTGGCGGGCAGCACGGGCTCTTCGCCGGCTCGGCGAGCAGCCTGCACGCTCCAGCCGGCATCCCCGAGCCTCCTGGGTACCTGCTCTTCCCCGGGCTGCATGAGCAGGGCGCCGGGCACCCGTCGCCCACAGGGCACGTGGACAACAACCAGGTCCACCTGGGGCTGCGCGGGGAGCTGTTCGGCCGCGCCGACCCGTACCGCCCGGTGGCCAGTCCGCGCACGGACCCCTACACGGCCGGCGCGCAGTTCCCTAACTACAGCCCCATGAACATGAACATGGGCGTGAACGTGGCGGCCCACCACGGGCCCGGCGCCTTCTTCCGTTATATGCGGCAGCCCATCAAGCAGGAGCTGTCGTGCAAGTGGATCGACGAGGCTCAGCTGAGCCGGCCCAAGAAGAGCTGCGACCGGACCTTCAGCACCATGCACGAGCTGGTGACACATGTCACCATGGAGCATGTGGGGGGCCCGGAGCAGAACAACCACGTCTGCTACTGGGAGGAGTGCCCTCGCGAGGGCAAGTCCTTCAAGGCGAAGTACAAACTGGTCAACCACATTCGCGtgcacacgggcgagaagccctTCCCGTGCCCCTTCCCGGGCTGCGGGAAGATCTTTGCCCGCTCCGAGAACCTCAAGATCCACAAGAGGACCCACACAG GTGAGAAACCTTTCAAATGTGAATTTGAAGGCTGTGACAGACGCTTTGCCAACAGCAGCGACCGCAAGaagcacatgcatgtgcacacctCGGACAAGCCCTATATCTGCAAAGTGTGCGACAAGTCCTACACGCACCCGAGCTCTCTGCGCAAGCACATGAAG GTTCATGAATCTCAAGGGTCAGATTCCTCCCCTGCTGCCAGTTCAGGCTATGAATCTTCCACTCCACCCGCTATAGCTTCTGCAAACAGTAAAGATACCACTAAAACCCCTTCTGCAGTTCAAACTAGCACCAGCCACAACCCTGGACTTCCTCCCAATTTTAACGAATGGTACGTCTGA
- the ZIC3 gene encoding zinc finger protein ZIC 3 isoform X2, whose translation MTMLLDGGPQFPGLGVGSFGAPRHHEMPNREPAGMGLNPFGDSPHAAAAAAAAAFKLSPAAAHDLSSGQSSAFTPQGSGYANALGHHHHHHHHHHHAGQVPSYGGAASAAFNSTRDFLFRQRGSGLGEAASGGGQHGLFAGSASSLHAPAGIPEPPGYLLFPGLHEQGAGHPSPTGHVDNNQVHLGLRGELFGRADPYRPVASPRTDPYTAGAQFPNYSPMNMNMGVNVAAHHGPGAFFRYMRQPIKQELSCKWIDEAQLSRPKKSCDRTFSTMHELVTHVTMEHVGGPEQNNHVCYWEECPREGKSFKAKYKLVNHIRVHTGEKPFPCPFPGCGKIFARSENLKIHKRTHTGEKPFKCEFEGCDRRFANSSDRKKHMHVHTSDKPYICKVCDKSYTHPSSLRKHMKCCPAWYPGQSLIPDEELDTDVGMQQPALHNTTYPKCRVHAQPTVQEMIY comes from the exons ATGACGATGCTCCTGGACGGAGGCCCGCAGTTCCCCGGGCTGGGAGTGGGCAGCTTCGGCGCGCCGCGCCACCACGAGATGCCCAACCGCGAGCCGGCGGGCATGGGGCTGAATCCCTTCGGGGACTCGCcccacgccgccgccgccgccgccgccgccgccttcaAGCTGAGCCCCGCCGCGGCTCACGATCTGTCTTCGGGCCAGAGCTCCGCGTTCACGCCGCAGGGCTCGGGTTACGCCAACGCCCTgggccatcaccaccaccaccatcaccaccatcaccacgcCGGCCAGGTGCCCAGCTACGGCGGTGCAGCCTCCGCCGCCTTCAACTCCACGCGCGACTTTCTGTTCCGCCAGCGCGGCTCCGGGCTCGGCGAGGCGGCCTCGGGTGGCGGGCAGCACGGGCTCTTCGCCGGCTCGGCGAGCAGCCTGCACGCTCCAGCCGGCATCCCCGAGCCTCCTGGGTACCTGCTCTTCCCCGGGCTGCATGAGCAGGGCGCCGGGCACCCGTCGCCCACAGGGCACGTGGACAACAACCAGGTCCACCTGGGGCTGCGCGGGGAGCTGTTCGGCCGCGCCGACCCGTACCGCCCGGTGGCCAGTCCGCGCACGGACCCCTACACGGCCGGCGCGCAGTTCCCTAACTACAGCCCCATGAACATGAACATGGGCGTGAACGTGGCGGCCCACCACGGGCCCGGCGCCTTCTTCCGTTATATGCGGCAGCCCATCAAGCAGGAGCTGTCGTGCAAGTGGATCGACGAGGCTCAGCTGAGCCGGCCCAAGAAGAGCTGCGACCGGACCTTCAGCACCATGCACGAGCTGGTGACACATGTCACCATGGAGCATGTGGGGGGCCCGGAGCAGAACAACCACGTCTGCTACTGGGAGGAGTGCCCTCGCGAGGGCAAGTCCTTCAAGGCGAAGTACAAACTGGTCAACCACATTCGCGtgcacacgggcgagaagccctTCCCGTGCCCCTTCCCGGGCTGCGGGAAGATCTTTGCCCGCTCCGAGAACCTCAAGATCCACAAGAGGACCCACACAG GTGAGAAACCTTTCAAATGTGAATTTGAAGGCTGTGACAGACGCTTTGCCAACAGCAGCGACCGCAAGaagcacatgcatgtgcacacctCGGACAAGCCCTATATCTGCAAAGTGTGCGACAAGTCCTACACGCACCCGAGCTCTCTGCGCAAGCACATGAAG tgTTGTCCTGCTTGGTATCCGGGACAGTCTCTAATTCCTGACGAAGAACTTGATACTGACGTGGGTATGCAGCAGCCAGCCCTCCATAACACTACCTATCCTAAATGCAGGGTTCACGCCCAACCTACTGTGCAAGAAATGATTTACTGA